One Hyla sarda isolate aHylSar1 chromosome 11, aHylSar1.hap1, whole genome shotgun sequence genomic window carries:
- the MLLT11 gene encoding protein AF1q, whose product MLDTLSSQYDSFLFWKLPIPELDLSELECLGLGETTKTSKGGSKEEDPLLEFTAFNFWREPIASIDTLDFDLI is encoded by the coding sequence ATGCTGGACACCCTCAGCAGCCAATATGATTCCTTCCTGTTCTGGAAACTTCCAATCCCAGAACTGGATCTCTCCGAACTGGAGTGCCTTGGCTTAGGGGAGACCACCAAGACTTCTAAAGGTGGATCCAAAGAGGAAGACCCCCTGCTAGAGTTTACCGCCTTCAACTTCTGGCGGGAACCCATCGCCAGCATCGATACCTTGGACTtcgatctgatttaa